One genomic window of Nocardioides daphniae includes the following:
- a CDS encoding LysM peptidoglycan-binding domain-containing protein, with translation MPPGLGRRHRSPGHRHPAGLESAATLRGGQADRAFDLVLVDLAGALAALVCPWLWILTSAGVADALRGRTTARAGWWRRLTLVACGCAASVALGSTAHAVAAPTDVLTADTSSGASGPGAVELLQGLPYPDRPAVGADLGQTSDEGATARPTAQVTDPPQLRPTASRGADASRDSDARRTHVVRSGDTLWEIARSHLEGAAGVPAPPVSDAAVARAVAALHQTNRDVVGADPT, from the coding sequence GTGCCTCCTGGTCTGGGCCGTCGCCACCGCAGCCCTGGCCACCGGCACCCTGCTGGGCTGGAGAGCGCGGCCACCCTGCGCGGCGGCCAGGCCGACCGCGCGTTCGACCTCGTCCTGGTCGACCTCGCCGGCGCACTCGCCGCGCTGGTCTGCCCCTGGCTGTGGATCCTCACCAGCGCAGGCGTCGCCGACGCACTCCGAGGCCGGACCACCGCGCGGGCGGGCTGGTGGCGTCGCCTGACGCTCGTGGCCTGCGGTTGCGCGGCCAGCGTGGCGCTGGGCAGCACGGCCCACGCCGTCGCGGCCCCGACCGACGTCCTCACCGCCGACACCTCCTCCGGTGCCAGCGGTCCGGGCGCGGTCGAGCTCCTGCAGGGCCTCCCCTACCCCGACCGTCCTGCCGTGGGCGCCGACCTCGGCCAGACGTCCGACGAGGGGGCGACAGCCCGTCCGACGGCACAGGTGACCGACCCGCCCCAGCTGCGCCCCACCGCCTCCCGAGGCGCCGACGCCTCCCGAGACTCCGACGCCCGGCGGACCCACGTCGTACGCAGCGGCGACACGCTGTGGGAGATCGCCAGGAGCCACCTGGAGGGCGCCGCAGGCGTCCCGGCCCCACCGGTCTCCGACGCGGCCGTGGCGCGGGCCGTGGCCGCCCTGCACCAGACCAACCGCGACGTCGTGGGCGCCGACCCGACGTGA